A window of Hevea brasiliensis isolate MT/VB/25A 57/8 chromosome 14, ASM3005281v1, whole genome shotgun sequence contains these coding sequences:
- the LOC110651171 gene encoding uncharacterized protein LOC110651171: protein MAMGEEKVKTEAMQIIGLFQILPKLVVFDLDYTLWPFYCECRSKREMPSLYPDAKGILYALKDKGIDVAIASRSPTPDIAKTFLDKLSIKSMFVADEIFSSWTHKTEHFQRIHSRTGVPFNSMLFFDDEDRNIEAVSKMGVTSILVENGVNLGALRQGLTKFSQNVNASEKNKQRWLKFSQNPNSSKRKERE from the exons ATGGCCATGGGAGAGGAGAAGGTGAAAACTGAAGCTATGCAGATAATAGGCTTGTTTCAAATCTTGCCGAAATTGGTTGTCTTCGACCTAGATTACACTCTCTGGCCATTCTACTG TGAATGCCGCTCAAAACGTGAAATGCCATCTTTGTATCCCGATGCTAAAGGCATATTATATGCACTCAAGGACAAGGGAATAGATGTTGCTATTGCTTCACGATCACCAACCCCAGATATTGCAAAAACATTTCTTGACAAATTGAGCATCAAATCAATGTTTGTAGCCGAT gagatatTTTCCAGTTGGACTCACAAGACTGAGCATTTCCAGAGGATTCATTCAAGGACTGGGGTACCCTTTAACTCGATGCTCTTTTTTGATGATGAGGATAGGAACATCGAGGCG GTTTCAAAGATGGGAGTAACAAGCATTCTAGTAGAAAATGGGGTTAATCTTGGAGCATTGAGACAAGGGCTCACAAAATTCTCTCAAAATGTCAATGCATCTGAGAAGAACAAGCAAAGATGGCTGAAATTTTCACAAAATCCAAATTCGTCTAAGAGGAAAGAGCGAGAATGA
- the LOC110651172 gene encoding uncharacterized protein At4g38062 produces the protein MEEIYKYLDKVKAEMEKLQDEYRTKSELFECLKKVHEDQLVKFEEAQLQIEEKARVIDAQSVEISEARKCIEFLKSSLHEKELSLKDLSSENEKLRANCREKLHKLEEENKVTVLALDEASSKNKELIQKLCVSNEQIVGLKRQLLDSEKKCLEAEKRAQTSEELAKRDDIIQKLEEDCTNVQEQLKWKQEQFNQLEKAREGFQDQFHLLKEEWERKNSVLLEEISSLQTSLDSQIRISEDFQTRLEMCSQALDHEESRRKVLEIQVSELESRFGYVFNQSLEEKSKLENLTSERDEEIAMLRNLVAKKEALAKEMEYKISQLELRNWELVDSHKVLQEAENSYANALLKVMSDKIKGLEQEHSNCFTNLKEREFEWISQMEQLKLEVNSCECEMKKKEKQMQEVQIEVENLHSAVEILNKANFIMLMVLQSEFSEAYSNLMNANAEIELLNKEKEDKISLLMKQLEMTNNALSRTHLYLEEYHKQVASFLKKVESLDPMELQPTLLEEGLDSHEETVEQEQSIDDHKQIVSLEAAAAVKPEAEVVSTNDRESLLQLAEEEANCTDNLQKAVICLKQESFRRDSEGAILAMLESEQLREQEKISLLKLPNKEEQCTKDLQKQEQNIQQKLSYQEFLPHSKDEAMHHQALLEANILDNEISMNQFWKQQKNTEGRFVFEGVLLQDVMKQNAEREDMLAQVEDICDQIDELCCKDVELMKLLEKILHICEEECRPGTDLKASNELCESQDNADSTFCPSTTKFQAVTYERTPLKELNHS, from the coding sequence ATGGaggaaatttataaatatttagatAAAGTCAAAGCAGAGATGGAGAAGCTCCAGGATGAATACCGAACCAAATCTGAATTGTTTGAGTGCTTAAAGAAAGTTCATGAAGATCAATTAGTTAAATTTGAAGAAGCTCAACTACAGATTGAGGAGAAGGCTCGAGTAATAGATGCCCAGTCTGTGGAGATATCTGAAGCAAGGAAATGCATTGAATTCCTCAAATCCAGTTTGCATGAAAAGGAACTGTCTCTAAAGGATTTGAGTTCTGAGAATGAAAAACTCCGTGCTAATTGTAGGGAGAAGTTGCATAAATTGGAAGAAGAAAACAAAGTGACAGTACTGGCTTTAGATGAAGCATCATCAAAGAACAAAGAATTGATACAAAAGCTTTGTGTGAGTAATGAGCAGATTGTGGGTCTTAAAAGACAATTACTGGATTCTGAGAAGAAATGTCTTGAAGCAGAGAAAAGGGCCCAAACATCAGAAGAACTAGCGAAAAGGGATGATATAATCCAGAAATTGGAGGAGGATTGCACAAATGTTCAGGAGCAGCTTAAATGGAAGCAAGAACAGTTTAACCAACTTGAAAAGGCTCGTGAAGGCTTCCAAGACCAGTTTCATTTGCTTAAGGAGGAGTGGGAAAGAAAGAATTCAGTGCTACTTGAAGAAATATCTTCATTGCAGACTAGCTTGGATTCTCAAATCAGAATCTCAGAAGATTTTCAAACTCGTCTAGAGATGTGCAgccaagctttagatcatgaagaGAGCAGGAGAAAAGTTCTGGAAATTCAAGTATCAGAATTAGAATCTCGTTTTGGTTATGTATTTAACCAATCCCTAGAGGAGAAGTCAAAGTTGGAAAACTTGACCAGTGAGAGGGATGAAGAGATTGCAATGTTAAGAAATTTAGTGGCAAAGAAAGAGGCACTTGCAAAGGAAATGGAATATAAAATTTCTCAACTTGAGCTAAGGAATTGGGAATTGGTGGATTCTCATAAAGTACTTCAAGAAGCTGAAAACAGTTATGCCAATGCTTTGCTGAAGGTGATGAGTGATAAGATCAAAGGCTTAGAGCAGGAGCATAGTAACTGTTTCACAAACCTCAAAGAAAGAGAATTTGAATGGATTTCTCAAATGGAACAATTAAAATTGGAagtaaatagttgtgaatgtgaaatgaagaaaaaagaaaaacaaatgcAGGAGGTTCAGATAGAGGTGGAAAATTTGCATTCTGCTGTTGAGATTTTGAACAAAGCGAATTTTATAATGCTTATGGTCTTACAATCAGAATTTTCAGAAGCATATTCGAATTTAATGAATGCAAACGCTGAGATTGAGCTGCTCAACAAAGAGAAGGAAGATAAGATTAGCCTCCTCATGAAGCAGTTGGAGATGACAAACAATGCTCTAAGCAGAACTCATCTCTATCTTGAGGAATATCATAAGCAAGTAGCTTCCTTTTTGAAGAAGGTAGAGTCACTGGATCCTATGGAACTGCAGCCAACTCTCTTGGAGGAAGGGCTTGACAGTCATGAGGAAACAGTTGAGCAAGAGCAAAGCATAGATGATCACAAACAGATTGTTTCACTTGAAGCTGCAGCAGCAGTGAAACCAGAGGCAGAGGTGGTTTCCACAAATGACAGGGAAAGTCTTCTCCAGCTTGCTGAAGAGGAAGCTAATTGCACAGATAATCTCCAGAAAGCTGTCATTTGCTTGAAGCAAGAATCTTTCAGAAGAGATTCAGAAGGTGCCATTCTTGCAATGCTAGAATCTGAGCAACTGCGTGAACAAGAGAAAATTAGCCTTTTAAAGTTGCCAAATAAGGAAGAACAGTGCACTAAAGATCTTCAGAAACAGGAGCAGAATATACAACAGAAACTGTCGTATCAGGAGTTCTTGCCTCATTCAAAGGATGAGGCAATGCATCATCAAGCATTGCTGGAAGCTAACATTTTGGATAATGAAATTTCAATGAATCAATTTTGGAAGCAGCAAAAAAACACGGAGGGTAGATTTGTGTTTGAAGGAGTTCTACTTCAAGATGTGATGAAGCAAAATGCAGAAAGGGAGGATATGTTGGCTCAAGTTGAGGATATATGTGACCAGATTGATGAATTGTGTTGCAAAGATGTTGAACTGATGAAACTTTTGGAGAAGATATTGCACATTTGCGAGGAAGAGTGTAGACCTGGGACGGATTTGAAAGCAAGTAATGAGCTGTGTGAGTCGCAAGACAATGCAGACAGCACATTTTGTCCCTCAACAACGAAATTTCAAGCAGTTACTTATGAAAGAACACCATTGAAAGAGCTAAACCATTCGTAA
- the LOC110670582 gene encoding disease resistance protein RPM1-like codes for MPLFYFNRRNSDGESSNSFYGQTPTGKAFSDAPIQQEEGEASSLAAYKSNYEKLPLHLKSCLDYIYILSRNCYWEKGNIVRLLLAQGLIPEEPGELMEDTASNIIMELIGLGMLQEHCLFWSIVKVPEFYGKSCVIEVEEHDFVAKVATLPIHALIYNDEKDILPNFKTLPIRSLFDRSFRAFSQVYLQTVCALQFMLVLDLFGNIDNLPDEVGNLVHFRYLGLSSTNIKKLPNTIGNLQKLQTLELESTNLHQLPKEILNITQLRHLLLNPYGGIRVPRGIGTLVNLHTCAGVYANATFASELSTLTHLQNLDVRNVSEDHASELFAAIFKLENLVSLSLNAENTYLGTPLPELESFSPPPHLQELCLRGGLFEMPNWLASIENLTNLELRDSNLLENPSSVLQFLPKLKHLILVEAYKAKIIGKEFCEAGGYPQLETLTISSEDLVEWIEIVNGAFPSLRMLALSSCQNLRFLPEGLQHISTIQKLFLGHFHGDLARRLRGKENYKIKHISNLIITE; via the coding sequence ATGCCTCTCTTCTACTTCAATCGTCGTAATTCCGATGGTGAAAGTTCTAATTCGTTTTATGGTCAGACGCCCACAGGAAAAGCTTTCTCTGATGCTCCTATTCAACAAGAGGAAGGTGAGGCTTCTTCTTTAGCTGCTTACAAATCTAATTATGAAAAGCTTCCTCTTCATCTCAAATCCTGCTTAGATTATATCTATATTCTTTCCCGAAATTGTTATTGGGAGAAAGGAAATATAGTTCGGTTGTTGTTAGCTCAAGGTTTAATACCTGAAGAACCAGGGGAGCTTATGGAAGATACAGCATCAAATATTATTATGGAATTAATTGGTCTTGGGATGTTACAAGAACATTGTTTGTTTTGGAGCATAGTGAAAGTCCCTGAATTCTATGGAAAATCATGCGTTATTGAAGTTGAGGAGCATGATTTTGTTGCTAAAGTTGCGACTTTGCCTATCCATGCATTGATTTACAATGATGAAAAAGACATTCTTCCTAACTTCAAAACGCTCCCAATTCGATCCTTGTTTGATAGGAGTTTCAGAGCATTTTCTCAGGTGTATTTGCAAACTGTTTGTGCGTTGCAGTTCATGTTGGTGTTGGATTTGTTTGGAAACATAGACAACTTACCTGATGAAGTGGGAAATCTGGTTCACTTCAGGTATTTAGGTTTGAGTTCCACAAATATAAAGAAGCTTCCGAATACAATAGGTAATCTTCAGAAACTGCAAACTTTGGAGCTAGAATCTACAAATCTACACCAACTGCCTAAAGAAATTCTGAATATTACACAGTTGAGGCACCTTCTTTTGAATCCTTATGGTGGAATTAGAGTTCCAAGAGGGATTGGAACGTTGGTAAATCTTCACACATGTGCTGGTGTCTATGCTAATGCTACCTTTGCTAGTGAATTAAGTACTTTAACCCATCTACAAAACCTTGATGTTCGAAATGTGTCTGAGGATCATGCCAGTGAGCTATTTGCAGCCATTTTCAAACTAGAAAACCTTGTCTCCCTCTCACTAAATGCAGAAAATACCTACCTTGGCACACCATTGCCTGAATTGGAATCATTTTCTCCTCCGCCTCATCTTCAAGAGCTTTGTTTACGTGGTGGCCTATTTGAAATGCCTAATTGGCTTGCTTCCATTGAAAACCTTACCAATCTGGAATTAAGAGATTCTAATCTCTTGGAGAATCCATCTTCAGTTCTTCAGTTTCTTCCCAAATTAAAACATCTCATTTTAGTTGAAGCATACAAGGCAAAGATCATTGGTAAAGAGTTTTGCGAGGCAGGTGGATATCCGCAACTAGAAACATTGACAATTTCTTCAGAGGATCTGGTGGAGTGGATTGAGATTGTAAATGGGGCTTTTCCAAGTTTGAGGATGCTTGCGTTATCATCTTGTCAAAATTTGAGGTTTCTTCCTGAAGGTTTGCAACACATCTCTACTATTCAAAAGCTTTTTTTAGGGCATTTCCACGGGGACCTAGCAAGAAGATTGAGAGGCAAAGAAAATTACAAGATCAAGCATATTTCAAATTTGATTATCACTGAATAA